One Polynucleobacter sp. SHI8 genomic window, CCAAATTAGGAAATCTCAAATTAGTCAATCAGGCTCTAAAGTTAACTAGGACTCCAGCAGAAGTTAAGAGTGCTACACCAGAACTTGGGGAGCACACAGCAGATATTTTGAGAGAGTTACAGTACTCTGAAGATGAAATTTCAGAATTTGTTGTGAATAAAGTGGTTTAAGAAAGTTTTTAAAACTACCTAAATTAAGTTGGGCTAATTCAACTCTGCTCAAGTTGAATATTGCGAGATTTAACAACTCCAGCCCAACGATCAACCTCTTCCTTAATGAATCGTGTGGTTTCAGCAGGAGATTTTCCTACAAGTTCAAACCCCATATCCGTTAATCTTTGGGAAGTTGATTGTGATCGTAATCCAGCTACCAATATAGAATTTAGCTTGTTTATAGTTTCAGAAGGAGTGCCTGCAGGGGCAGCTAATCCAACCCAAAATTTGATGTTTAACTGATTTAAATTGGACTCAGTAGCACAGGGGATTTCAGGCATCGAAGAAATTCGTTTATCACCTGTAACTAGTAGAGCCCTTAATTGACCACTTTTAACTTGTGAAGCAATTGTTGGTGCCGGCCCCATAAATGCTTGAACTCTTCCGGCAATTAAATCTTGCTGCACAGCAGAAGCTCCTTTATATGCGATATGGTCAATTGAAAGACCACCGACAGCATCTTTAAAGAGTTCAACACTTAAATGGTTGTTTGTCCCTACTCCACCTGAACCATAAAAATATTTACCGGGATTAGCTTTTACCAGCGCTATAAACTCTTGGATATTTTTTACAGGCAGACTGGGATTTACCACAAGAACATTGGGCACACTAATTGCAGTGACTATGTGGCTGAAGCTTTGAATAGCATCAAAGGCATTTGATTTAGATAAACTTTGTGCAATAGTAAAAGAGGTGTCAGTACTCAAAAGAGTGTACCCATCGGGCTTTGCTTTTGCAACACTGGTCCATCCTATAGAGCCATTAGCGCCCACTTTGTTTTCAACGATAGTGGTTTGATCTGTAGCTTTTGTGATGATTTCTCCCATAAGCCGAGCACCTAAATCAATACTTCCTCCTGCAGTAAAAGGAACGATGATGGTGATTGCTCGTGAGGGATAGACATCGCCAAATGACCATGGAGTAATAGAGTTTCCAAGTATTGTTCCAACAATAACTTTGCAGAAATTTCTTCTTTGCATATTTACTCAATTACTATCTAAAGTTAATTTTTGCTCTTTCACAACCTTTTGGTAGGTTTCTAATTCTGCTTTAATTTGTGCCGAAAATTCTTCGGGAGAGTTTGCAATCACAATTGAGCCAGTATCCTCAATCCGTTTTTTAACGGCTGGAATCTCTACCGCTTGTTTCACTGCAGCATTGATTTTAGTAATGATCTCTTTTGGCAGGCCTTTGGGGCCAACAATCCCGTAATAAGCCATTCTGTTCACTGGTTCCGCACCCATTTCTTTAAACGTTGGTGTATTAGGAAGCGCACTGATACGACTCGGAGCAGCAACCACAATAGGTACCAAACGATTATCTAAAATGAATGGTAATGCTGACGGCATATTATCGAAAATGACAGGAACTTGACCTGCAACAACATCATTCAGTGCCGGACCAGCACCTTTGTAAGGGATATGCGTAATAAAAACATTAGCAATACTTTTAAAAAGTTCCATTTGCAAGTGTCCAATACCACCAGTACCAGAGGATGCATAGGAATATTTTGTTGGATTTTTTTTCAGTTCAGCCACAAATCCCTTGTAGTCCCTTGCCGGAAAAGAAGGGTGAACAGCAATAATGTTGGGGGTTGCAGCGATATTGGTGATCGAAGCAAAATCCGTCAGTGGGTTGTAAGGGGTTTTGGGATTAATCGCCGGATTTGCGGCAGTAGTTGAAACTGTAGCGACCCCTAGGATATAGCCATCAGGAGCTGCTTTGGCGACCTCATTGGCACCAACAACACCGCCACCACCTGGTCTATTCACCACAATCACTGTTTGCCCTAAGCTTTTGGATAGTGGTTCAGAAATGACCCGAGCGATGATATCGGTGGTACCACCAGGTGCAAATGGCACCAGTAGTTGAATTGGCTTGGTTGGGTATTCATTTGCAAAACTCTGCATACTGATTAGAGAAGAGACAATGATTGCGAGGACAGATAATTTCATTTTAAATTCCTTTAAAAAAATTAATTACTTAAATTAATCGCTGATTTTTGAATAACACCACCCCATTTACTTGATTCTTGCCTTAAGAATTGTTTAAATTCTTTTGGGGTAGAACCCACCACTTCAAAACCTTGCGATTCAATAGAGTTTTTTGTATTGGCATCAATAATAATTTGATGCACTGCCTTTTGAATATCCTCTAAGATATTATCAGGTGTTCCGTTTGGCGCTACTAGACCTGTCCAACCTTCAATCAAAACATCGGGCTGGCCTAATTCATTCATTGTCGGTACATTCGGAAATTGACTCACTCTTTTTTTACTCGCAAGCGCCATTAAGTTGAGTTTGCCAGCTTTAATTTGATTAATGGCTGAAGGGAGGGGCACAAACATGATGTCAGTTTGCCCACCCATCACATCCACCAGCGCTGCGGAGTCACCCTTATTGGGGATGTGATTCATTTTGATACCAACTTTTGAAGAAAATAATTCAGCGGCTAAATGCTGTAAATTGCCAACGCCAGCAGAACTGTAATTGATTTCACCGGGACGTTTTTTTGCATAAGCAATTAACTCATCGACGTTTTGGTAAGGGCGTTGCGGATTACTTACCAAAGAAAAAATAATCGAAGAAACTTGCGTGATGGGGGCAAGATCTTCAAGAGGCTTAAAAGGCATATTTTTGTATACAAACGGATTAATGACCATAACGCTTGGCACTACAAGGCCCAAAGTATAGCCATCAGGGGGCGCCTTTGCGACAATGTCCATCCCCAGATTGCCATTTGCTCCAGGTTTGTTTTCCACAATGACAGAGGTTTTCCATACATCCGATAATTTACTTGCGAGTGTTCTAGCAACAACATCAGGAGATGCACCAGGAGCTTGAGCTACGATGATTTTGACGGGACGATTTGGATAAGATTGAGCAAAACTGAAAGAGTTGATCATCAAGCCAGTAAGGCATAAAGCCACCACAAAAATACGATGAAATAATTGCATCATGTTTCTTATCCCTGTCAGTTTTCTAGTTAATATTTACGTTTTAAAAACAACATCTTTGTTCACAAGTCGAAGCGGTTGACCTTTCAGAAAACGATCAACTTGATCAAAAGCCTCACCAAAATATAATTCAAAGGTATCGTGATCAGCCCAACCTAAATGAGGTAAGCAAACCACGTTGTCCATCTTTAATAGAGGGTGGTCGCCATTGAGAATCGGTTCGTTTTCATAGACATCGACGGCCGCGTAACCTGGTCGCCCACTTTCCAGTGCTTTTTCTAAAGCACCACTCTCTATCAGCTCGGCCCTTGCCGTATTGACTAGAAGTGCGGTAGGTTTCATCATCATTAAGTCTGCCAACTTAACCATCCCGAAAGTATCTTTGTTATAGCGTAGATGAATGCTGATGACATCAGATCGCGAAAAGAAATCTTCTCGAGAATTTGCCACCTCAAAGCCTAATTTTTGGGCACGATCAAAAGAGCCCTCTCGTCCCCAAACTAAAATATGCATACCTAAACCTTGAGCAGCTTTGGCAACTACTTCACCGATTTCACCAAGTCCGTAAATCCCTAAAGTAGAGCCATTCAAACGATGGGATAAAGTAATTGGAAACAAACCAGCTTTCATGCGCGCAGCTTCTAAAACGATATTTCTGCGGGCGGCAAGCATTAAAGCAAGAGCACACTCTGCTGGAGCAAGATGTGAGGACGCCTCTCCATGCGTTACAGCCACACCATATTTAGTGCAGGCAGCATAGTCAATAAACTTACTATTTCTGCCAACTAAGGCCACTAACTTGAGCTTGGGTAGAGACTTTAGAAGTTCTTCATCAATTGTGATTCTTTCGCGCACCACAACAATAATATCGGCGTTGATAAAACGCTTGATGAGTTCTGCCTTATCTTTCGATGGTTCAACGCAAACAGTTATTTCGTTACCTTGAAGGGTGGAAAAACATTTAAGGTCTTTGACGCAATTTTGATAGTCGTCGGCAATCACAATATGCACTAGTCGTCTCCACTAAAAGCTATTAGGGCAAATGTATGCCTCTTATTTAATGAATTGAGTTTATACCAAATCATCTTGAATTTGACAAAATCAATCAAAAAATCGCACCTAAACACTTGAAATTGAGGAATTCACCCTTAAGTTCAAAGTACATTAAATTATTTGTAATCTCATTTGATACTTAGAGGAAAAAAATGACGACCGTAGAGAAGCAAACCCTTGATTTTCAAGCAGAAATAAAGCAGTTACTGCAATTAATGATTCACTCTTTGTACTCCAATAAAGAAATCTTTCTTCGCGAACTGATTTCCAATGCTTCAGATGCGGCAGATAAGCTCAGATTTGAAGCAATCCATCAAGCAAACTTATTTGAAGGTGATCCCGAGTTGCACATTCAGGTCAGTTTTGATCAAGCAGCAAGGACAATCAGTATCTCTGATAATGGTATTGGGATGAGTCGTGAAGAGGTCATTTCTAATCTTGGAACAATTGCAAGGTCGGGCACAAAAGAGTTTTTCTCTAAGTTATCGGGTGACCAGCAAAAAGATGCTTCCTTAATTGGGCAATTTGGTGTTGGGTTTTATTCTGGATTTATTGTTGCTGACAAAATAACCGTTGAGACTCGTCGCGCTGGACTGGGTCAAGAGACTGGAGTGCGCTGGGAATCTTCTGGTTCTGGCGATTTTACGATTGAGACGATTGCAAAACCAACTCGAGGAACCACCATTATTCTTCATCTTAAAGATGGTGAGGATGAATTCTTATCCAATTGGAAGTTAAAGACCGTTATTCAAAAGTACTCAGATCATATTTCGATTCCAATTCAAATGCAAAAAGAAGAATGGGATGAAGAAAAAAAAGAGATGGTTACTCGATCTGAGTTTGAGAATGTCAATGAGGCGAGTGCGCTTTGGACAAGAAACAAATCGGATATAACTGAAGAGCAATATCACGAATTTTATAAGAGTATTTCTCGGGACTTTGAAGCTCCTTTGAGTTACTCGCATAATCGAGTAGAAGGCAGAAGTGAATTTACGCAATTACTGTTTTTACCGAAAAAAGCTCCCTTTGATTTATGGGATCGTAGTAAGCGAAGCGGCATTAAGCTCTATGTAAAACGTGTGTTCATCATGGAAGACTCAGAGCAGTTGATTCCAACTTATTTACGTTTTGTCTCAGGGGTCATTGACTCCGCAGATTTGCCCCTCAATGTTTCCCGTGAAATATTGCAAGAATCACGTGATGTCAAATTTATTCGAGAAAGCTCTACCAAGCGAGTCATCGCAATGCTTGAAGAGTTGGCTAATCATGAAGACGCAGCAAAGCGCGATGAATATCAACTCTTTTGGAATGAATTTGGCCAAGTGCTGAAAGAAGGTATTGGGGAGGACTCAGTTAATTTGGAGAAATTATCTAAATTACTTAGATTTGCAAGTACCCACAATGACTCAGATGTGCAAAATGTCTCATTAGCAGATTACGTATCACGCATGAAAGAAGGTCAAGACAAGATATATTACGTTACTGCCGAAACCTATCTTGCAGCAAAAAATAGCCCCCATTTAGAAATCTTCAAGAAAAAAGGTATTGAAGTTTTATTACTGACTGATCGTGTAGATGAGTGGATGCTTTCTTTCCTTACAGAGTTTAATGAAAAGCCGCTTGTTTCTGTTGCAAAAGGTGGGCTGGACTTAGGCTCTTTAGAGGACGAAAAAGAAAAAGAAGAGCAAAAAGAAGTTGAAAAGCAGTTTGCTGATCTATTAGAGAAAATGAAAACTACCCTAGTTGATAAAGCAAAAGATGTTCGAGTAACCTTCCGCCTAACAGATTCACCAGCGTGTCTTGTTGCTGATGAAAATGAATTGTCTGGCAATCTCATGCGTATGTTAAAAGCGGCGGGTCAGGCAGCGCCTGAGACAAAGCCTATATTAGAAATCAATCCGAATCATCCTTTGTTTAAAAAAATGGAAGGGGATACAGAACAGTTTGAAGATTGGTCGCACCTTATATTCGATCAAGCACTTCTTGCTGAGGGAGGACATATTGCTGATCCAGCCTCATTTGTACGCCGAATGAATCAAATGTTGATGAAATAAAAAACATTTTTCATCAAAGAAATGTTTTAATTAAGGAGTGATCTTTCACTCCTTTTTTTATGAAAAAATTAGTTTTATTTTTTTTGATGATGTGTGTTTCTGCCCCGTTTTATTTGGAGGCTCGAGCGCAAACAGAAAACAACCAATTGTTGATTGAGGTGGATTCCAAGCTTCAATATGATCCTGAAAATGTCGGTAGTTTTTCTGGGGCGATGAAGAGTTGCTTTAATAATTTTAAAAACAAGAATTATTTTTCAGCTTACCAAACGACCGTAAAAATCATGAATCAGATGACCTCACTGGAAAGAAACCAAGCTATGGGTAAGTTTCAGTATGTTATGCGAACCCGCACTTTCAATGGACGAAGTTTGTCAGGAGCAGAATGTGAACGCTTATTCAGTAGTGACTGGCCATCCTATCTTTTAGAGCCCAATTGATTTGCCGAGTGTCTGATTTTCCTCATCTCGGTGTAGACTATATTTCTTATTTGCCTTCTCTTTTGTGGAATAAACATATGATTCGGAAAATTACACACATACTTCTACTTTTGCTGATTTCAGCCATTGCGGGGTGTGCTACCCAACCTAGTCCGCCAGTAGGCACCAATGGAAAATTGCGGATGGGAGTATATAAAGGCTCTCCAACTTCGATTTTGCCTGGTAAAACCTTTGAGGACTCCAAGGGCGTAGGCTATGAACTTGGTAAATTATTTGCTCAGGATTTTAACTTTGCTTATACACCTATCATTTTTGAAAAAAATGCAGATGTTTTGGCTGCGGCAAAACAAGGGCGAGTAGATATGATTTTTACAAACGTATCACCGGATCGAGCGGATGATTTTGCATTTTCTAAACCAATTTTGAAAATAGAAAAAGGGTATCTGATTGGCTCTCAACGAGGAATACAGAACATTGCTGACATTGACGTACCCAGTAGAAAAATTGGTGTAAGTGAGGGAAGTAGTTCACAAAAAGAGCTCGCCAAAGTCATTAAATATGCTCAAATTGTCACAACTACCTCCACCACGAGCGCGGTTGCCATGTTAAAAGCGGGTCGCATCGATGTCTTTTCCAGTAACAAGGCAATTTTGTATGAAATGTCTGATGCCGTTCCTGGTTCACGAGTCTTAGCTGATGTGATTGGATATGAATCCATGTCGATTGGGATCCCGAAGGAACGAGCTGCGGCAATACCAAAGATAAATGAGTGGATTGACGGGGCAATGCAGCAAGGGCAAATCAATGACATGGTTAAAAATTCAGGTCTCAGAGAGATTTCGCTAACGAAGTGATTCTTTTGGCTAATGTACTAAATTCACCTAGCTTGTAATATACTTTCGTATAAATCAAATAAAAATCGTATTAAAGGAGACTTGTATGAAGCAAATTAATGTTGCTGTTATTGGAACCGGTTGGTGTGGCGGTATTCGTGCTGAAACAGCCCACAGAAACCCATTAGTTAAAAACCTCTATATTGCTGAAACGAACGAAATTCGTCTCAAAGAGATGACAGATAAAGTCAAGCCTGTGGTTGCGACGACAGATTATCGTGAATTACTCAAAATAGCTGAAATCGATGCCGTCATGATCTCAGCAACACCAGAAACAACCCATTTCCCGATTGCGAAAGAATCTTTGTTAGCTGGTAAACATGTGTTCTTAGAAAAACCGATTGCGATTGCCCTAGAGGAAGCTGATGAGCTAATTGCCATTGCAAAGCAAAAAAACCTTAAATTCACTATCGGTTATTCACAACGTTTTAATCCAAAATATGCTTATGTCAAAAAATCAATCAACGATGGCACGATTGGTCGTCCCGTCAGTATTTTAGTAAGCCGCCATATCACGCGAAGTCTTGGTAAGAAAATTAGTGGGCGAGTGAAGTTATCTCCTGCAGCCATGGAATCGACGCATGATTTAGATTTTGTATTTTGGTGTTTAGAGCCAGCAAAACCAGTAAAAGTGTATTCACAAGTGAACTATGGTGCTATGCGTGAATCGACTGGTGGAGATATTCCAGATACACAGTGGATCATGGTCACGATGGACAATGGCTTGTCATTTGTCGTTGGTGGAGGTTGGAGTTTGCCCCCAGGATATCCTAATTTCTCATCTACTTGGATTGAGTTCATTGGAAGTGAAGGTGCACTTTTAGTTGATGATAGTCATAAAGATGTTGTTTTGAATACCATGAAAAATGGTATGCAACTTCCAATGTCGACAATGCCTGGTGAACAGGTTGATCACGTTTACGCAGGACCTATGGCATATGAAACGATTCACTTCCTTGAGGCGGTTGCATTAGATCGCGACGTATTAGTGACAGGTGAGCAAGCTCGTCAAGTGATGGAAGTGTATATGGCTGCAGATATCTCTGCAGAAACTGGTGAACCAGTATATTTACCGATTTCTCAAGAAAAACTTCGTGCGGTGAATGGATAAACCATGCGGGATCGTCAAGCAAAAAATCTTGGGTTAGCAATTGTTGGCGCAGGAAGAGTAGGATTATTTCGTGGTGAAGTAGCTGCCCGTCATCCCCAAGTTGGGTGGATTGGAATTGCGGAAAAAAATCCTGAGCGAGCCAAACTAGTTGCAGAAAAATTAAAGGCTGATTTTGTTACGGACAGCTATGAAGAATTACTTAGCCGTCCTGAAGTAAATGCTGCCATTATTTCTACAGATGAGCATCTTCACGTAGACCCAATCATGAAAGCAGTTGAACATGGTATACCCATGTTGATCGAGAAGCCATTGGCAACAGAATTAGCCGATTCAGCAAAAGTACTTGCTGCAATCGAGTCAGCTGGAATTGATGCGGTCGTTGGTTATACCCAGCGCTTTAGAAGACGTTGGCTAGCTGCCAAAGAAAAAGTTTCTGCTGGACAATTAGGTGATATCACGCTGGTAACATCGCGTGCGTTCATGAATCGTTTAGTTGCGATCGATAATTACAAGCGCACAACCCATCCAGAGCGTATTTCACCGATGGTTATTTCAGGGACACATGCACTTGATATCGTGATGTGGATGATGCAAGGTAAGACACCTGTTGAGGTCTATGCACGCGCAATTGATAAGGCATTAGGTCCAGAGTACAAAGGAATTGATGCCACCAGCGGTGTAGTCACTTTTTCTGATGGAACAATTTACCAAGCGACGATTTCATGGGCATTGCCGGTAGTGTGGCCGGGTGCCGTCTATAGCTTAGATGTGGGTATTGTTGGAACTGAAGGAGTGCTAACGATTGACGATACGCATCGCGATATCGTTTTAGCAACCTCCAAGTTCCAGGGCGAGGGTTATGCTCCAGATGCTACAAGACGTGTTGACTTTATGGGCAGTTATCCCCCGGGAGATATGGCCTTAGGCGAACTTCGGGGCCCGATGCGTGAAGAGACGGACTCTTGGTTAAATCGCGTTTCTTTAGGACTGCCAACACCTGCTGCAACTGTAGCTGATGCCCATAAGAATTTAATGATGACTAAAGCCTTTGATCTATCTGCTAGATTAAAACGCCCAGTAGCATTACCGATTGATGCAAAAGACGATATCTATTCCTAAATCATTTATTTAAAAAGACAGTATTCAATAACACTGGAGATCAACACATGAGACGTTTTTTACAACTGATCACAATCGCATTTGCGGCTAATTGTTTGATAGCAAATGCTCAGGATGCAAATTATCCGAATCGACCTATTACTTGGATCGTACCGATGGGAGCAGGCGGAACTTCTGATGTGTTTGCCAGGACCATCCAGCCTTTTATGGCAAATTATCTTGGTCAGCCGATGATTGTTGATAATAAGTCCGGAGCTAATGGAGTTTTAGGAGAAGAGTTAGGATTTAATGCTAAGCCAGATGGCTATACGCTCATTTTTTCTTCAGCCTCTGTTGCAGCAAATCCATTTTTACGTAAAACCAATTATGACCCGAGAAAATTTGTACCCGTTATTTATTTAGGTAACGTTTATTTGATCTTGTTGGCAAATTCTGATGTCAAGGCTAAAAATTTAAAAGAGTTTGTTGAGTTGGTGAAAACCAAGCCAGCAGGAACTGTTAATTATTCCTCATGGGGTGTTGGTGGTATGGGGCATTTAGCGACAGAGTTATTAAATATTGAAGCCAAGATTAACTTAACCCATATTCCGTACAAGTCATCACCAGAGGCTGTTACTGCAGCCATTTCTGGGCAAACTCAAGTAACTTTCCAAACCACATCGCTGGCGATTCCGCAAATCAAAGCAGGCCGTTTGCACCCTTTAGCGGTTGCGGCGCCTAATCGTTTACCAGATGCACCAGATATTCCTACAGTAGGAGAAATGGGTTACCCTGGCATTAAAATTGACACATGGTTTGGTATTTTTCTTCCGCCCAATACACCAAGACCTATTGTTGAGCGCTTAAATAAAGCCTTTCAAGCTGCAATCAACGATCCTGAGAATAAAGCAAAATTGGAAGCCAAAGGAATTTATCCTAAAGGTGGAACTCCAGAAGACTTCCAAAGTTATTTCCAATCCGAGATGAGAAAATTTAACCGCATTGTGACTGAAGCAAAAATTGAACCGGAAACAAAGTAGTTGTTACGTATGAACAATTGATTAAAAGGATGTCCACATCATCTAAAGCCCGTTGGAGTGGTTTTCAATATCATTACCAACCAGAAAAGAGCCATGTACATCCTTTTTTAGTTGATTTATGGAAGACAGTTGAGCTTCAAACTGATGGCTTAGTACAGATTGAAGTTTGTGCTAACAATGGTGGTTTAAAACATTCCCATCTCGAGATCGTCCAAGATCTGATCGAGGGTAAGATTCAGTTTTATGCTTTGATGGGAAGTATTTTGGGGCCTATTGCCCCAGTAATGAATATACAAAGTTTGCCCTTTATCTTTGGTACCAACGATGACGTCTATGACGCTATGGACGGTGAGATTGGCGAATATTTAAAACAAGAGCTGATACCCCATGGCATTTATTTATTTCCTCATGGCTTGATGGAAAATGGCTTTCGACACATCGTGTGTTCAGATAAGCCTATTTACAAAGCATCAGATTTAGCCGGTGTTTCGATACGAATTCCTGAAGGAAAAGTATTTGAAGATACTTTTAAATCCTTAGGCGCAAATCCAGTTCCGTTGTTTGTTCTCGAGTTATATGACGCATTAAAAACAGGAAAAGTAACCGCGCAAGAAAACCCTTTAGCCATATTAGATTCTTTAAAACTTTATGAAGTGACAACTTATGTTTCGAAGACAGCGCACATGTGGTCAGGATTTAATTTAATTGGGAATCTGCCCTTTTGGCAAAGTATGCCTAGGGATATTCAAGAAATTATTCAAAGTAACATGACACATTATGTGGCAAAGCAACGCCAGTATACGATTGCACTCAATGCACAATTAGAGCAAGATTTAATCTCTAAAGGAATGATTTTTAATCAAGCGGATACCCAAACATTTAGAGCTTGTTTAAAAGGTGATTTTTATTCAGGATGGAAGCAGCAATTAGGCCCGCAGTTATGGAGTTTATTAGAGCAACGATTTGGGAAATTAGTGAGCGACTAGCCTGTTCTAAAGAATAGTTATAGAATTAACAATACAA contains:
- a CDS encoding TRAP transporter substrate-binding protein, whose translation is MSTSSKARWSGFQYHYQPEKSHVHPFLVDLWKTVELQTDGLVQIEVCANNGGLKHSHLEIVQDLIEGKIQFYALMGSILGPIAPVMNIQSLPFIFGTNDDVYDAMDGEIGEYLKQELIPHGIYLFPHGLMENGFRHIVCSDKPIYKASDLAGVSIRIPEGKVFEDTFKSLGANPVPLFVLELYDALKTGKVTAQENPLAILDSLKLYEVTTYVSKTAHMWSGFNLIGNLPFWQSMPRDIQEIIQSNMTHYVAKQRQYTIALNAQLEQDLISKGMIFNQADTQTFRACLKGDFYSGWKQQLGPQLWSLLEQRFGKLVSD